The genomic region gtattttattatatttcgcttcctgagggggtggtccagaatgtcaaattgtttaaaaatccatattcactaaaactgatgtggtcagggcgttaacagtgtgcacccaaaatgaccaaaattggtattttattatattttgcttcctgagggggtggtccagaatgtcaaattgtttaaaaatccatattcactaaaactgatgtggtcagggcgttaacagtgtgcacccaaaatgaccaaaattggtattttattatattttgcttcctgagggggcggtccagaatgtcaaattgtttaaaaatccatattcactaaaactgatgtggtcagggcgttaacagtgtgcacccaaaatgaccaaaattggtattttattatatttcgcttcctgagggggtggtccagaatgtcaaattgtttaaaaatccatattcactaaaactgatgtggtcagggcgttaacagtgtgcacccaaaatgaccaaaattggtattttattatatttcgcttcctgagggggtggtccagaatgtcaaattgtttaaaaatccatattcactaaaactgatgtggtcagggcgttaacagtgtgcacccaaaatgaccaaaattggtattttattatattttgcttcctgagggggcggtccagaatgtcaaattgtttaaaaatccatattcactaaaactgatgtggtcagggcgttaacagtgtgcacccaaaatgaccaaaattggtattttattatatttcgcttcctgagggggtggtccagaatgtcaaattgtttaaaaatccatattcactaaaactgatgtggtcagggcgttaacagtgtgcacccaaaatgaccaaaattggtattttattatattttgcttcctgagggggtggtccagaatgtcaaattgtttaaaaatccatattcactaaaactgatgtggtcagggcgttaacagtgtgcacccaaaatgaccaaaattggtattttattatattttgcttcctgagggggcggtccagaatgtcaaattgtttaaaaatccatattcactaaaactgatgtggtcagggcgttaacagtgtgcacccaaaatgaccaaaattggtattttattatatttcgcttcctgagggggtggtccagaatgtcaaattgtttaaaaatccatattcactaaaactgatgtggtcagggcgttaacagtgtgcacccaaaatgaccaaaattggtattttattatatttcgcttcctgagggggtggtccagaatgtcaaattgtttaaaaatccatattcactaaaactgatgtggtcagggcgttaacagtgtgcacccaaaatgaccaaaattggtattttattatatttcgcttcctgagggggtggtccagaatgtcaaattgtttaaaaatccatattcactaaaactgatgtggtcagggcgttaacagtgtgcacccaaaatgaccaaaattggtattttattatattttgcttcctgagggggcggtccagaatgtcaaattgtttaaaaatccatattcactaaaactgatgtggtcagggcgttaacagtgtgcacccaaaatgaccaaaattggtattttattatattttgcttcctgagggggcggtccagaatgtcaaattgtttaaaaatccatattcactaaaactgatgtggtcagggcgttaacagtgtgcacccaaaatgaccaaaattggtattttattatatttcgcttcctgagggggtggtccagaatgtcaaattgtttaaaaatccatattcactaaaactgatgtggtcagggcgttaacagtgtgcacccaaaatgaccaaaattggtattttattatattttgcttcctgagggggcggtccagaatgtcaaattgtttaaaaatccatattcactaaaactgatgtggtcagggcgttaacagtgtgcacccaaaatgaccaaaattggtattttattatattttgcttcctgagggggcggtccagaatgtcaaattgtttaaaaatccatattcactaaaactgatgtggtcagggcgttaacagtgtgcacccaaaatgaccaaaattggtattttattatatttcgcttcctgagggggtggtccagaatgtcaaattgtttaaaaatccatattcactaaaactgatgtggtcagggcgttaacagtgtgcacccaaaatgaccaaaattggtattttattatattttgcttcctgagggggcggtccagaatgtcaaattgtttaaaaatccatattcactaaaactgatgtggtcagggcgttaacagtgtgcacccaaaatgaccaaaattggtattttattatatttcgcttcctgagggggtggtccagaatgtcaaattgtttaaaaatccatattcactaaaactgatgtggtcagggcgttaacagtgtgcacccaaaatgaccaaaattggtattttattatatttcgcttcctgagggggtggtccagaatgtcaaattgtttaaaaatccatattcactaaaactgatgtggtcagggcgttaacagtgtgcacccaaaatgaccaaaattggtattttattatatttcgcttcctgagggggtggtccagaatgtcaaattgtttaaaaatccatattcactaaaactgatgtggtcagggcgttaacagtgtgcacccaaaatgaccaaaattggtattttattatattttgcttcctgagggggcggtccagaatgtcaaattgtttaaaaatccatattcactaaaactgatgtggtcagggcgttaacagtgtgcacccaaaatgaccaaaattggtattttattatattttgcttcctgagggggcggtccagaatgtcaaattgtttaaaaatccatattcactaaaactgatgtggtcagggcgttaacagtgtgcacccaaaatgaccaaaattggtattttattatatttcgcttcctgagggggtggtccagaatgtcaaattgtttaaaaatccatattcactaaaactgatgtggtcagggcgttaacagtgtgcacccaaaatgaccaaaattggtattttattatattttgcttcctgagggggcggtccagaatgtcaaattgtttaaaaatccatattcactaaaactgatgtggtcagggcgttaacagtgtgcacccaaaatgaccaaaattggtattttattatatttcgcttcctgagggggtggtccagaatgtcaaattgtttaaaaatccatattcactaaaactgatgtggtcagggcgttaacagtgtgcacccaaaatgaccaaaattggtattttattatatttcgcttcctgagggggtggtccagaatgtcaaattgtttaaaaatccatattcactaaaactgatgtggtcagggcgttaacagtgtgcacccaaaatgaccaaaattggtattttattatattttgcttcctgagggggcggtccagaatgtcaaattgtttaaaaatccatattcactaaaactgatgtggtcagggcgttaacagtgtgcacccaaaatgaccaaaattggtattttattatatttcgcttcctgagggggtggtccagaatgtcaaattgtttaaaaatccatattcactaaaactgatgtggtcagggcgttaacagtgtgcacccaaaatgaccaaaattggtattttattatatttcgcttcctgagggggtggtccagaatgtcaaattgtttaaaaatccatattcactaaaactgatgtggtcagggcgttaacagtgtgcacccaaaatgaccaaaattggtattttattatattttgcttcctgagggggcggtccagaatgtcaaattgtttaaaaatccatattcactaaaactgatgtggtcagggcgttaacagtgtgcacccaaaatgaccaaaattggtattttattatattttgcttcctgagggggcggtccagaatgtcaaattgtttaaaaatccatattcactaaaactgatgtggtcagggcgttaacagtgtgcacccaaaatgaccaaaattggtattttattatatttcgcttcctgagggggtggtccagaatgtcaaattgtttaaaaatccatattcactaaaactgatgtggtcagggcgttaacagtgtgcacccaaaatgaccaaaattggtattttattatattttgcttcctgagggggcggtccagaatgtcaaattgtttaaaaatccatattcactaaaactgatgtggtcagggcgttaacagtgtgcacccaaaatgaccaaaattggtattttattatatttcgcttcctgagggggtggtccagaatgtcaaattgtttaaaaatccatattcactaaaactgatgtggtcagggcgttaacagtgtgcacccaaaatgaccaaaattggtattttattatattttgcttcctgagggggcggtccagaatgtcaaattgtttaaaaatccatattcactaaaactgatgtggtcagggcgttaacagtgtgcacccaaaatgaccaaaattggtattttattatattttgcttcctgagggggcggtccagaatgtcaaattgtttaaaaatccatattcactaaaactgatgtggtcagggcgttaacagtgtgcacccaaaataaccaaaattggtattttattatattttgcttcctgaaaaaaaaaatttttttgaactgaagagctggttactcagtgagtaacttggagtaaccacgatgacaccactggtgaTACAGGAAAGAGTAATctacgatataacgtacaaataaattttctctttgtacgttatatcgaagtgtacgttatatcgaagcagaaaaaaaatatattcatggTCGTAACCAGAAAGGGGCCagccagatttatttttttaaatcgagccaactcaaagattatctatATTTCAGAGTTCCAGGAAAAACAActctaataattaaggtttttatccacaattatcaaactttTNNNNNNNNNNNNNNNNNNNNNNNNNNNNNNNNNNNNNNNNNNNNNNNNNNNNNNNNNNNNNNNNNNNNNNNNNNNNNNNNNNNNNNNNNNNNNNNNNNNNNNNNNNNNNNNNNNNNNNNNNNNNNNNNNNNNNNNNNNNNNNNNNNNNNNNNNNNNNNNNNNNNNNNNNNNNNNNNNNNNNNNNNNNNNNNNNNNNNNNNNNNNNNNNNNNNNNNNNNNNNNNNNNNNNNNNNNNNNNNNNNNNNNNNNNNNNNNNNNNNNNNNNNNNNNNNNNNNNNNNNNNNNNNNNNNNNNNNNNNNNNNNNNNNNNNNNNNNNNNNNNNNNNNNNNNNNNNNNNNNNNNNNNNNNNNNNNNNNNNNNNNNNNNNNNNNNNNNNNNNNNNNNNNNNNNNNNNNNNNNNNNNNNNNNNNNNNNNNNNNNNNNNNNNNNNNNNNNNNNNNNNNNNNNNNNNNNNNNNNNNNNNNNNNNNNNNNNNNNNNNNNNNNNNNNNNNNNNNNNNTGATCCCGCCATGAACAAGCTTACGATGATAGTACTTCAGGAGAAGTCGGGTGAACGGATGAAAACCGGGAAGGACGACTTGATGTTTAACGTCGTACGGTGTATCGGACAGCCGCAACCGGCCACCAACACGGATTAGTCCTTCGGCGTCTAGAAACGGGCTCAACAAGCGAAGGGATGACTTGCTCGAAACCGTGAATCCCTTCTTCAAGCGCTTCAGGTCTTCGGGGAAGGCTTCAGCCTGAACAAGCTTCACCAAGGCTGTCTTGGCGTTTTGTAGTTCGCTAACGGAGAGCACTGTACCGGAATTCCGTCGACCCTTATTACGGGAATTGTAGCAAAACCGGAAGCAATATCCGACTGTGTGGAGGAGAGTTTGGTACGACGAAAACCTTTCGAATAGGGAGTCGGGACGATGAATCTGGGTGGTGAGAACCACGTTCTTTCTCAGCTCGAGGTCCTcacgagggggcggtccagaatgtcaaattgtttaaaaatccatattcactaaaactgatgtggtcagggcgttgacagtgtgcacccaaaataaccaaaattggcattttataatatttcgctacctgagggAGCGGTctagaatgtcaaattgtttaaaaatccatattcactaaaactgatgtggtcagggcgttgacagtgtgcacccaaaataaccaaacttggcattttataatatttcgcttcctgagggggcggtccagaatgtcaaattgtttaaaaatccatattcactaaaactgatgtggtcagggcgttgacagtgtgcacccaaaataaccaaaattggcattttataatatttcgcttcctgagggggcggtccagaatgtcaaattgtttaaaaatccatattcactaaaactgatgtggtcctgttgacagtgtgcacccaaaataaccaaaattggcattttataatatttcgcttcctgagggggcggtccagaatgtcaaattgtttaaaaatccatattcactaaaactgatgtggtcagggcgttgacagtgtgcacccaaaataaccaaacttggcattttataatatttcgcttcctgagggggcggtccagaatgtcaaattgtttaaaaatccatattcactaaaactgatgtggtcagggcgttgacagtgtgcacccaaaataaccaaaattggcattttataatatttcgcttcctgagggggcgatccagaatgtcaaattgtttaaaaatccatattcactaaaactgatgtggtcagggcgttgacagtgtgcacccaaaataaccaaaattggcattttataatatttcgcttcctgagggggcggtccagaatgtcaaattgtttaaaaatccatattcactaaaactgatgtggtcagggcgttgacagtgtgcacccaaaataaccaaacttggcattttataatatttcgcttcctgagggggcgatccagaatgtcaaattgtttaaaaatccatattcactaaaactgatgtggtcagggcgttgacagtgtgcacccaaaataaccaaaattggcattttataatatttcgcttcctgagggggcggtccagaatgtcaaattgtttaaaaatccatattcactaaaactgatgtggtcctgttgacagtgtgcacccaaaataaccaaaattggcattttataatatttcgcttcctgagggggcggtccagaatgtcaaattgtttaaaaatccatattcactaaaactgatgtggtcagggcgttgacagtgtgcacccaaaataaccaaaattggcattttataatatttcgcttcctgagggggcggtccagaatgtcaaattgtttaaaaatccatattcactaaaactgatgtggtcctgttgacagtgtgcacccaaaataaccaaaattggcattttataatatttcgcttcctgagggggcggtccagaatgtcaaattgtttaaaaatccatattcactaaaactgatgtggtcagggcgttgacagtgtgcacccaaaataaccaaacttggcattttataatatttcgcttcctgagggggcggtccagaatgtcaaattgtttaaaaatccatattcactaaaactgatgtggtcagggcgttgacagtgtgcacccaaaataaccaaaattggcattttataatatttcgcttcctgagggggcggtccagaatgtcaaattgtttaaaaatccatattcactaaaactgatgtggtcctgttgacagtgtgcacccaaaataaccaaaattggcattttataatatttcgcttcctgagggggcggtccagaatgtcaaattgtttaaaaatccatattcactaaaactgatgtggtcagggcgttgacagtgtgcacccaaaataaccaaaattggcattttataatatttcgcttcctgagggggcggtccagaatgtcaaattgtttaaaaatccatattcactaaaactgatgtggtcagggcgttgacagtgtgcacccaaaataaccaaaattggcattttataatatttcgcttcctgagggggcggtccagaatgtcaaattgtttaaaaatccatattcactaaaactgatgtggtcctgttgacagtgtgcacccaaaataaccaaaattggcattttataatatttcgcttcctgagggggcggtccagaatgtcaaattgtttaaaaatccatattcact from Aedes albopictus strain Foshan unplaced genomic scaffold, AalbF5 HiC_scaffold_281, whole genome shotgun sequence harbors:
- the LOC134284537 gene encoding uncharacterized protein LOC134284537; its protein translation is GYCFRFCYNSRNKGRRNSGTVLSVSELQNAKTALVKLVQAEAFPEDLKRLKKGFTVSSKSSLRLLSPFLDAEGLIRVGGRLRLSDTPYDVKHQVVLPGFHPFTRLLLKYYH